One Streptomyces dangxiongensis genomic window, GCGCGTCCGGCTTCATCGCCTTCAGGAACGGCTCGTCGTGCTCGTGGGCCTTGCCGACGGGGGCGCCCTCGCGCTTGTCCCGGCCGAACACGTCCTCCTGCTCCTGCAGGGAGCTGCGGTCCCAGGTCTCGATGTTCATGCGGATGCGCCGGGCGACCAGGTAGGAGCCGCCGGTCATCCAGTCCGTCCGCGCGTCCCCGTCGCCGTCGCCGACCCACACGAACTTCTTCAGCCGGTCGGTCTCGCCGCCCGCGATGTTGCGGGTGCCGTCCTTGAAGCCCATCAGGTTGCGGGGGGTCTGCGCGCCCGGGGTGGTCGAGGACGTCTTGCCGAAGCCGAGCTGCGACCAGCGGATGGCGACCTTGCCGAAGCCGATGCGGGCGAGGTTGCGGATCGCGTGCACGGCGACCTGCGGGTCGTCGGCGCACGCCTGGACGCACAGGTCGCCGCCGGTGCGGGACCGGTCCAGGTTGTCGCCGGGGAACGCGGGCAGGTCGGCCAGGGCCTCCGGGCGCCGGTCCTTCAGCCCGAACCGGTCGAAGAAGGAGGGCCCGAACCCGATGGTCAGCGTCAGCCGGGACGGCTTGAGCCCGAGTGCCTCACCGGTGTCGTCCGGCGGGGCCTCGGCGAGCCCGCCGTAGGCGCCCTCGCCGACCGGCTTGCCCGCGGTCATCCGCCGGGCCGCCGCCGTCCAGTCCTTCAGCATCTGCACGAACGCGTCGCGGTCGTCGGTCTTCACGTCGAACGCGGCGAAGTGCAGCCGGTCCTGGACCGGTGTGGCGATGCCGGCCTGGTGGGCGCCGTGGAACTCCACCGCGCCGCCGGTCTCGGCGGCCACCGGGTCCACGTCGTCGCCCGTCCTGGTCATCGCCACCGCACCGCCGGCCGCGGCGGCCCCGAGCGCGAGCCCGGCCCCGCCCCAGCCGATCAGCGCGCGACGCGACGGAGTGCTGCTCTGGGTCTCGGTCATCGCCCTGCCCCTCTGCTTACTTCACGACCGCGGCGGCGAGCTTGGACAGCGGCTCCGCGAGCGCGTTGACCGCGTCCGACAGCTCCTTGCGGCGGTCCTTGCCGACCTTCTCGTAGGAGATGAAGTCGTACCCCGTCCTGTCCGCCGGGTCCGTGCGGTAGGTGTCCAGCAGCGCGTCCAGGGTCCTGAACTGCTTGTCCAGTTCCCGGGTCAGCGCCGGGTCGTTGTGCGCGGCGACCGGCTTCAGCAGCTCGTACGCCTTCTGGGCGCCCTCGACGTTGCCCTTGAAGTCGACGAGGTCGGTGTGCGCGTAGCGGTCCTCCTCGCCGGTGACCTTGCCGGTGGCGACCTCGTCCAGCAGTTCCTTGGCGCCGTTGGCCATGGACGTCGGGGTGATCTCGGCCTTGCCGACCCGGCTCTGCCAGTCCTTCAGGTCCGTCACCAGCCGGTCGGCGAGGGCCTTCTCCTCGGCGCCGATCTTCTTGTCGTGCCAGAGGGCCTTCTCCAGCCGGTGCCAGCCGGTCCACTTCTGGCCGTCCTCCAGGCCGTCCTCGCGGACGTCGACCTTCGGGTCGATGTCGCCGAAGGACTCGGCGACCGGCTCGGTGCGCTCCCAGCCGAGGCGGGAGAGGGCGTAGGCCTTCTTCGCGCCGTCCAGGTCGCCGGCCTTGACCGCCTTCACGAACGCCTCGGTCCGCGGCAGCGTCTCGTCGGCCTGGTCCTGGGCGTACCGGCGGTACTCGGCGACCGCCGTGTCCAGCTTCGGGTCGCGCTCGGCGCTGCCGCCGCCGCCGGTGACGGTGAGCTTCTGCCGGATGCCGTGGCCCTTCATGCCGGGCCGGCAGGCGACCTCGTACGATCCGGCCTTCACCTCGGCGGTGAGCGTGTACCGGGTGCCCGGCCCGATGTTCTCCTTCTCGGAGACGATGCGGTCGTCGGGGAAGAGGATCTCGACCTCGGTCGCCTGGGAGCCCTTGTTCTCGATCTTCAGCGTCACCTGGCCGGCCGGCACGGACTTGGTGGAGGTCTCGCACCTGGAGTCGGCGGCCGTGACCCGGACGGCGTCCCCGTCCTTGGCGTCGCTCTTCGCGGTGCAGGCCGAGAGGGCGGTCAGAGCGGCCGCGGTGGCGGCGGCGGTGACGGTCAGTCGGACGGCTCGCATGCGGGCTCCCAGCGGATCTGATTGGTGAGGCTGCCCTAACTTACATGAGGCTTACCTCACTCATAACCGTGCGGGTCGTGATTCAGCTCTCATCGGAGGATCACCGCCACGGCCCGGTCTCGTCGGTCCCCATGCCCCGCCACGAGGGGGTCAACGGACGGTCATGCACCGAAGCGGGCGTGGGACGCGGCCGACGCGGATGCGGTGATTCAATCTCCCGGTGACTGCATACGACGTACTCCGGGTCTTCTGCGGGCCGTACGGCGGGTACGGCAAGGAGCTGGGTGTCGTCCGCGACGGCTCCCGGATGCCGGAGCGCGACGAGCGGCAGGCCTTCGCCGCCAAGCTCGGCTTCGGCACCACCGTGTTCGTGGACGATCCCGAGCGCGGCGTGCTCGACCTCTACACCCCTGTGCGGCGCGTGCCCTTCGCCGTGCACGCCTGCGTCGGCACGGCCTGGCTGCTCGACGTGCCGGAGCTGGTCACACCGGCCGGGGCCGTCGGGGCGCGGCTGGACGGCGAGTTCAACTGGATCGAGGCCCGCGCCGAGTGGGCGCCGCCACGCACCCTGCGCCGGTACACCGGCGCCGCCGGGGTGGACGCGCTGGGCGCCCAGGAGCCACCGGAGGCGGGCCTCTACGCCTGGGCCTGGGAGGACGAGGCGGCCGGCCGCGTGCGCGCCCGCGCCTTCCCGGGCGGCGAGGAGGGCACCGGGGAGGACGAGGCGACGGGCGCCGCCGCGCTGCTGCTCACCGACCGGCTGGGCCGGGCCCTGAACATCGCCCAGGGCGCGGGCTCCCAGCTCCTCACCGCCCCGCAGCCGCACGGCTGGACCGAGATCGGCGGACGGGTGCACCTGGAGCGCTGACCCGTGCGCGCGCGGCGTCAGGGCAGGGTCAGGATGTCCGCGCCGGTGTCCGTCACCACCAGCGTGTGCTCGAACTGCGCGGTCCGCTCGCGGTCCTTGGTCACGACCGTCCAGCCGTCGTCCCACATGTC contains:
- the efeB gene encoding iron uptake transporter deferrochelatase/peroxidase subunit, with product MTETQSSTPSRRALIGWGGAGLALGAAAAGGAVAMTRTGDDVDPVAAETGGAVEFHGAHQAGIATPVQDRLHFAAFDVKTDDRDAFVQMLKDWTAAARRMTAGKPVGEGAYGGLAEAPPDDTGEALGLKPSRLTLTIGFGPSFFDRFGLKDRRPEALADLPAFPGDNLDRSRTGGDLCVQACADDPQVAVHAIRNLARIGFGKVAIRWSQLGFGKTSSTTPGAQTPRNLMGFKDGTRNIAGGETDRLKKFVWVGDGDGDARTDWMTGGSYLVARRIRMNIETWDRSSLQEQEDVFGRDKREGAPVGKAHEHDEPFLKAMKPDAHVRLAHPDSNNGVTILRRGYSFTDGTDGLGRLDAGLFFLAYQRDVRKGFIPLQRKLSAHDALNEYIQHVGSAVFAVPPGVRDSGDWWGRTLFSKEA
- the efeO gene encoding iron uptake system protein EfeO, whose product is MRAVRLTVTAAATAAALTALSACTAKSDAKDGDAVRVTAADSRCETSTKSVPAGQVTLKIENKGSQATEVEILFPDDRIVSEKENIGPGTRYTLTAEVKAGSYEVACRPGMKGHGIRQKLTVTGGGGSAERDPKLDTAVAEYRRYAQDQADETLPRTEAFVKAVKAGDLDGAKKAYALSRLGWERTEPVAESFGDIDPKVDVREDGLEDGQKWTGWHRLEKALWHDKKIGAEEKALADRLVTDLKDWQSRVGKAEITPTSMANGAKELLDEVATGKVTGEEDRYAHTDLVDFKGNVEGAQKAYELLKPVAAHNDPALTRELDKQFRTLDALLDTYRTDPADRTGYDFISYEKVGKDRRKELSDAVNALAEPLSKLAAAVVK
- a CDS encoding PhzF family phenazine biosynthesis protein; translation: MTAYDVLRVFCGPYGGYGKELGVVRDGSRMPERDERQAFAAKLGFGTTVFVDDPERGVLDLYTPVRRVPFAVHACVGTAWLLDVPELVTPAGAVGARLDGEFNWIEARAEWAPPRTLRRYTGAAGVDALGAQEPPEAGLYAWAWEDEAAGRVRARAFPGGEEGTGEDEATGAAALLLTDRLGRALNIAQGAGSQLLTAPQPHGWTEIGGRVHLER